A genomic region of Psychrobacter sp. M13 contains the following coding sequences:
- a CDS encoding HAD family hydrolase, whose product MAGTTVDEGNLVYKTVCNAINEALMRAGKSDKQVSLELCLEYGAGKEKRNAIRDILDMLDLSDADIESLTDTAFAAFKVNLATAYSKETLSEFEGMSALFEQLKASGRNVVLNTGYDAKTANKILTILGWSVGDQVDALITADDVNNGRPAPDMITLAMKQFNVDNAQQVLKAGDSGIDIEEGKNAGCGLVLGVLSGAQNEQQLVKYSPDAILDKLTDLKALI is encoded by the coding sequence ATGGCTGGCACAACAGTAGATGAAGGTAACTTGGTCTATAAGACCGTATGTAATGCTATCAATGAAGCACTGATGCGCGCTGGCAAGTCAGATAAGCAAGTGAGTCTTGAGTTGTGTTTGGAATATGGTGCAGGGAAAGAAAAACGCAACGCCATCCGTGATATTTTGGACATGCTAGATTTATCTGATGCTGATATTGAATCGTTAACGGATACGGCATTTGCAGCCTTTAAAGTCAATCTTGCAACTGCTTATAGCAAGGAGACCTTATCTGAGTTTGAAGGCATGTCAGCGTTGTTCGAGCAGTTAAAGGCGAGCGGTCGTAATGTAGTATTAAATACAGGATATGATGCTAAGACTGCTAATAAAATTTTGACTATCTTAGGGTGGTCTGTGGGGGATCAAGTAGATGCCCTAATAACAGCAGATGATGTAAACAATGGGCGCCCAGCTCCTGATATGATTACTCTTGCGATGAAACAGTTCAATGTTGATAACGCACAGCAGGTGTTAAAAGCGGGAGATAGTGGTATCGATATTGAGGAAGGTAAGAATGCAGGATGTGGGCTGGTTTTAGGTGTGCTATCTGGTGCACAAAACGAGCAGCAGCTAGTGAAATATTCACCTGATGCGATTTTAGATAAGCTGACTGATTTAAAGGCGCTTATTTAA